One genomic segment of Desmodus rotundus isolate HL8 chromosome 5, HLdesRot8A.1, whole genome shotgun sequence includes these proteins:
- the DOK1 gene encoding docking protein 1 isoform X1, giving the protein MDGAVMEGPLFLQSQRFGTKRWRKTWAVLYPASPHGVARLEFFDHKGSSSGGGRVASRRLDCKVIRLAECVSVVPVVLESLPEPGAAAFRLDTAQRSHLLAADAPSSAAWVQTLCLNAFPKGSWPLAPAENPPKLSALEMLENSLYSPTWEGSQFWVTVQRTEAAERCGLHGSYVLRVEAERLTLLTVGTQNQILEPLLSWPYTLLRRYGRDKVMFSFEAGRRCPSGPGTFTFQTAQGNDIFQAVETAIQWQKAQGKAGQGQDVVRADSREELAEQKPASHPGAQELPGSPPALYAEPLDSLRVPPGPSQDSLYSDPLDSTPALSGEGVQLKKTLYWNLYEHVQQQLMKAKLKDPKEDPIYDEPEGLAPAALRGLYDLPQEPKDAWWCQARVKEEGYELPYNPATDDYAVPPPSRITKPLPAPKPQGLAFPEPGAATGSGSKSHSSDTALYSQVQKSRASGSWDCELSRAEADRTGVKSEGST; this is encoded by the exons ATGGACGGGGCCGTGATGGAGGGGCCGCTGTTCTTGCAGAGTCAGCGTTTCGGTACCAAG AGATGGAGGAAGACCTGGGCCGTGCTCTACCCGGCCAGCCCCCACGGCGTAGCGCGCCTCGAGTTCTTTGATCACAAGGGGTCGAGCTCTGGAGGGGGCCGAGTGGCCTCGCGCCGCCTGGACTGCAAGGTGATCCGTCTAGCCGAGTGTGTGAGCGTGGTGCCGGTGGTTCTGGAGAGTCTCCCTGAGCCTGGCGCCGCCGCCTTCCGCCTGGACACCGCACAGCGCTCCCACCTGCTGGCCGCCGATGCGCCGTCCAGCGCCGCCTGGGTGCAAACGCTGTGCCTAAACGCCTTTCCG AAAGGCAGCTGGCCTCTGGCGCCTGCTGAGAACCCACCCAAGCTTTCTGCCCTGGAGATGCTGGAGAACTCTCTGTATAGCCCCACCTGGGAAG GATCCCAGTTCTGGGTAACCGTGCAGAGGACTGAAGCTGCTGAGCGCTGTGGCCTGCATGGCTCCTATGTGCTGAGGGTGGAGGCTGAGAGGTTGACTCTCCTGACAGTGGGAACTCAGAATCAGATACTGGAGCCACTCCTCTCCTGGCCCTACACTCTGTTGCGTCGCTATGGCCGAGACAAG GTAATGTTCTCATTTGAGGCTGGCCGGCGCTGCCCCTCTGGCCCTGGAACATTCACCTTCCAGACAGCACAGGGAAATGACATCTTTCAGGCTGTTGAGACCGCTATCCAATGGCAGAAGGCCCAGGGCAAGGCTGGTCAGGGACAGGATGTTGTTAGAGCTGATTCCCGTGAAGAACTGGCAGAGCAGAAGCCAGCTTCCCACCCTGGCGCCCAGGAGCTCCCAGGCAGCCCTCCGGCCCTGTATGCCGAACCCTTAGACTCCCTGCGCgttcctccaggtccttcccAGGATTCCCTCTACTCAGACCCTTTGGACAGCACCCCTGCGCTGTCAGGGGAAGGGGTACAGTTAAAGAAAACTCTCTATTGGAACTTGTATGAGCATGTGCAGCAGCAGTTGATGAAGGCCAAGCTGAAGGACCCCAAAGAGGACCCCATCTATGATGAACCCGAGGGCCTGGCCCCAGCTGCTCTCCGGGGCCTTTACGACTTGCCTCAGGAGCCCAAGGATGCATGGTGGTGCCAGGCTCGAGTGAAGGAGGAGGGCTACGAACTCCCCTACAACCCTGCCACGGATGACTACGCCGTGCCTCCCCCTTCCCGGATCACAAAGCCCCTGCCAGCTCCcaagccccagggcctggccttcCCTGAACCTGGTGCTGCAACTGGCAGTGGCAGCAAAAGCCATAGCTCAGACACTGCCCTGTACAGCCAAGTCCAGAAGAGCAGAGCCTCGGGGAGCTGGGACTGTGAGCTCTCTAGAGCGGAGGCTGACAGGACTGGGGTCAAGTCAGAGGGCTCCACATGA
- the DOK1 gene encoding docking protein 1 isoform X2 — MLENSLYSPTWEGSQFWVTVQRTEAAERCGLHGSYVLRVEAERLTLLTVGTQNQILEPLLSWPYTLLRRYGRDKVMFSFEAGRRCPSGPGTFTFQTAQGNDIFQAVETAIQWQKAQGKAGQGQDVVRADSREELAEQKPASHPGAQELPGSPPALYAEPLDSLRVPPGPSQDSLYSDPLDSTPALSGEGVQLKKTLYWNLYEHVQQQLMKAKLKDPKEDPIYDEPEGLAPAALRGLYDLPQEPKDAWWCQARVKEEGYELPYNPATDDYAVPPPSRITKPLPAPKPQGLAFPEPGAATGSGSKSHSSDTALYSQVQKSRASGSWDCELSRAEADRTGVKSEGST; from the exons ATGCTGGAGAACTCTCTGTATAGCCCCACCTGGGAAG GATCCCAGTTCTGGGTAACCGTGCAGAGGACTGAAGCTGCTGAGCGCTGTGGCCTGCATGGCTCCTATGTGCTGAGGGTGGAGGCTGAGAGGTTGACTCTCCTGACAGTGGGAACTCAGAATCAGATACTGGAGCCACTCCTCTCCTGGCCCTACACTCTGTTGCGTCGCTATGGCCGAGACAAG GTAATGTTCTCATTTGAGGCTGGCCGGCGCTGCCCCTCTGGCCCTGGAACATTCACCTTCCAGACAGCACAGGGAAATGACATCTTTCAGGCTGTTGAGACCGCTATCCAATGGCAGAAGGCCCAGGGCAAGGCTGGTCAGGGACAGGATGTTGTTAGAGCTGATTCCCGTGAAGAACTGGCAGAGCAGAAGCCAGCTTCCCACCCTGGCGCCCAGGAGCTCCCAGGCAGCCCTCCGGCCCTGTATGCCGAACCCTTAGACTCCCTGCGCgttcctccaggtccttcccAGGATTCCCTCTACTCAGACCCTTTGGACAGCACCCCTGCGCTGTCAGGGGAAGGGGTACAGTTAAAGAAAACTCTCTATTGGAACTTGTATGAGCATGTGCAGCAGCAGTTGATGAAGGCCAAGCTGAAGGACCCCAAAGAGGACCCCATCTATGATGAACCCGAGGGCCTGGCCCCAGCTGCTCTCCGGGGCCTTTACGACTTGCCTCAGGAGCCCAAGGATGCATGGTGGTGCCAGGCTCGAGTGAAGGAGGAGGGCTACGAACTCCCCTACAACCCTGCCACGGATGACTACGCCGTGCCTCCCCCTTCCCGGATCACAAAGCCCCTGCCAGCTCCcaagccccagggcctggccttcCCTGAACCTGGTGCTGCAACTGGCAGTGGCAGCAAAAGCCATAGCTCAGACACTGCCCTGTACAGCCAAGTCCAGAAGAGCAGAGCCTCGGGGAGCTGGGACTGTGAGCTCTCTAGAGCGGAGGCTGACAGGACTGGGGTCAAGTCAGAGGGCTCCACATGA